atacattgaaatttaaaatatttttaatgaatggaAAATGTACGTTTAGAAGGATCTGATTAAAAGAGagtgaaacaaattaaattattaagtttccTTATTAGATACAGGGAAAACGATAagcactaaaaatatatatatttttttaatatgtagaaTCTCAAATTAATAAAGAGTTTTGATAACCCAGGCAATAACTGTCAAATAGCgcacaaataaacaaacgagAAAATACTAGTAAGACCTAAAATCTATTTTGATTGAATACCTCATTAACACATATCACAAACAAGAGATATCTACATAAGTCTCGATTGCTTTATTCGACTAAGGCAAAGGCAATACAAACTAACCCTTTACAAAGCTAagtttttaatcgtttttacaGTTTATTATACTATCACTGCATATCTACACAGCTTATGTATTCTTGTATGTAtgatatataattaataatagacGGCTGGTCTCCTACACCCGTGTATTAACCGTCAATATAAAACCCTCCCATTTTATCGTCCAGCCACCCATCATACCGGCACATGGCGGACCGGCTCGGCACTCCGTACCTCCAGCGCGTGCTCAACCAGCAGCTGACCAACCACATCCGCGACACGCTGCCCGGCCTCCGAGATAAGCTTCAGAAACAACTGCTCGCCCTCGAAAAGGATGTCGACCAGTACAAACACTTTAGACCCGACGATCCTTCTATCAAGACTAAGGCTATGTTGCAGTAAGttgacaaaactattttatatcatGCTCTTACAGTTTTGCCTCGGTGAAGGCTTTGtttgttgatattaaatttgagaTGAGATTCGCAAGTCCAGAACATAATGTAGCAAGTATATGAATTATTGCACAGTACTTTGCggggaaacattaaaaaaattcttGTTGAATATGAAATCCTACTgtgattaagtaaataaaactgtttttttttacatttgatggtaataaaaaaaaaaatattctgtccCTTACAGAATGATCCAAACTTTGCAAACGGACTTTGAACGCACAATCGAAGGATCTGGCTCGGCGCAGATCAATACTAACGAATTGTCTGGAGGTGCGAAAATCAATCGGTTGTTCCACGAACGATTCCCATTCGAAATCGTTAAGATGGAGTTTGACGAGAAGGAGCTGCGGAGGGAGATCGCCTTCGCTATCAGAAACATCCACGGTATTAGGGTGAGCATTGCTGATACATAAGATACATATTAGGATTTTTTATTGTCTGTAGAAGAAGAGTGGAGAGTTTctataacaatacaaaaaacattttgttcacTACCGGATCATTTAATCATGGCTGTAATATTAAAGAGGGATCTGCAATGATCATCCCTGATTAAACAACAATTCTGTACATAGTTTTATCTTTGTATCTGTTGAATGTCATCATAAACAGAACAATAAACAACCACAGCACTTACAAAAGACTTTTTGCCCATACTCTCAACAGCGATTAGTTTGAGCTACTCTGTAATATTCgtaagtacaataaaaactgaaacatAATGCGATGACGTCACACAGGTGGGTTTGTTCACACCGGACATGGCGTTTGAGGCTATCGTAAAGAAACAGATCGCTCGGCTAAGGAGCCCAGTCTCAAGTGCGTCGACCTCGTCGTGTCTGAAACTGTCCAACGTCGTCCGTATCTGTACTGAAAGGGTAAGTTTCAATTcacttcaaaataatattgaatatttgttcCGAATTTACTGCAAATTAACGAAATTATCTTATATAGATTTACTTGATAGagtgatttataaataaatgaactaaaatagtttaaaaattagGGCTGATTgcattatgaaattaaatgagtCAAAGACGGCGGTATATATATGTTCATTTATTGATTCATCTTTTCTGATTACAGATGTCTCGTTACCCCCGGTTGCGTGAAGAGACCGAACGTATCATCATGTCTTATGTTCGATCCCGCGAACAAATGTGCAAGGATCAACTAGTTCTACTCATTGACTGTGAACTTGCTTACATGAACACCAACCACGAGGACTTCATAGGATTTGccaagtaataaattaatatgttttattatgtggAGGCGACGATATGAGACTTAATGAAACACTGGCAACACTAAATTGTAGGCATATTGAAATACATTCTAAAAGAAAACCAACCTTTTCAGTAAACTATTAATAGGAGTGGCAACAACAATAAATGTATACTTTTGTTTCTGTCTTTATTAGCCTGACACACACAGACATACGAAGTTTTAATTACTGTCGTATTGTCATCTCCACTTCCCAATCAATGTTAAGAACTTCCTTTAGGCTAAtgtcataaaaattaaagtcaTGAATTTATGCCTTCCAGTGCTCAAAATCAATCTGAGAACTCAGCTAAATCTGGACACCGTGCTTTAGGAAACCAGGTTATCAGGAAAGGATACATGTGCATACATAACTTGGGAATTATGAAaggtatgttaaatatttaaggtaaggaaatatttaaaaacattgccTACAGAGTGTGGGATATCAAGGTCAGCAGTATTATCAATTTGACGATCCTACACTTCTCTGCCGCCCACCCACTCTCAAATTAACACAACTAACTCGAAGCTATTTTCACTAAAAGGAAATTGTGAACATTTAAAGGTAAGCATACCATATCTAACTAATCTAAACGTTTTTAAAATCTTAGAAAAGTATTAACAATAAGTTATAATACAATTTGAGTAAtagattttaattcattttattgtatttctttatttcttgGAACAGGTGGGTCTAAGGACTACTGGTTCGTATTGACTGCCGAGAGCATCTCGTGGTTCAAAGACGAGGAGGAGCGTGAAAAGAAGTACATGCTACCGCTGGACGGACTCAAGCTGCGGGATCTGGAGCAAGGGTTCATGTCCCGGCGGCACATGTTCGCCGCTCTTCAACCCCGAAGGCAGGAACGTTTACAAGGTACTTACGAACATTTAACTGTCTACATTGTTGCTGTACGACCCCGTTTCTATTGTCGCTTTAAGTTTGATATCTATCGTGATGATATCAAACTTAATATTTGTCTTTATATTCCATTTGCCCATGACAAAGTAACCGTTTTTAATACGAGCCGTAAAAGTCCGAACAATTCCAACCCTCAGTCGCAACTAAAACATAAGCTCGTAACTAAGGATAACCTGAACATCAGCACATTAGAagaataaactttatttgttttctcttttGTAGGATTACAAGCAGCTCGAGTTGTCCTGTGAGACACAAGACGACGTGGACTCGTGGAAGGCGTCTTTCCTCCGCGCCGGAGTCTACCCAGAGAAAACATCTGAAGCCGCCAACGGTGACGAGGTTAGCACACACATACCCTTCGATATTTATAACTGCCTGTTACTATTCCGATCTTCTTATCCCTTCAACTATATTTcctatatttaaatctattggAAACCTATTTACTTTTGagcttatttacttattatatagcTTATAATAACGACGGGTGTGTACTGTTTCTTATGATAATGTAATTgtgaattatataataaaatatatcaattataTGTTATAAAATCTGTTGTTTTGCCATGCTATACAGAATGAAGGAACTGAGGTTTGTCTATACAGGCTTTACGAAACATTTACACAAGTACATCGTTCTCACAAAACACGGTGGTCGCACATTGAACATAACGTCCGTGGTGAATTTCAAGAAtaactttatatataaaatagtaatattatgtaatatattgtatttagtATATAATGTGTCTACTGTTTTATCTAACAACGGTGGAGTAGTTGTAATTTTCTTGAAATACATTCCAGAAGATGTAGCATGAGACGTGTAGAGTGCTGTTATGTAATCTTAATTGTTAGTGTCACGTGCACTTCACCATCATATATTTAAACGCCACTCAATTCtaacaaaacgtaatttttttaacttcttcaCTCAAGTTTACAAGCAAAACTTCATAATTAATATCAGTCTAATAGTAGGTGTAACATCTGAATGTCGTGCTTCGTTTGTTTGAGCATTATTTGCAAGATTCtgaacggttttttttaattatttgatttcaacAATTGTGGaagattcaattttgttttagcatgtttaatgttttttattttttagttatttctgCCTTCCCTGGGGTTGGGTGGAAATAAAAGAAGAGTAAGTGAGTCGTGATTTTAAAGCTTTGTTTGCTGgatttttgtcttgtttaaaaAGGTgatgtgatatattttttaggcggtagatttcaattaaaagttgTTGCATGCGCGAATAATCATTTGGAAAGAAGGATCGCTCTGAGCATCGTATTGAATAGCATACACACGGAGTGCGAGCAACATCAGTCGTCGCATAACTTGGTTTTGGTTGGTTTTTATTCCATTAACTATTTACATGATACATGACATGTTTCGTGAAATACTCTGTATTTTAGTTATAACACTGCATCTACTACAAAAACTCTTGCGTTTGTATTTCAAGTAAGTCTGGTTTAACTTGCTCACAATACTAATACGAAGTAGACATTTTTAATAAGCATGCTGtaacaaaatgaacattgtatcatcgttgaaaatttttgaagattttatatgattaaactgctattaatattttattgagctTTGTAAACGTGATAATACTTATATCCTGCagatattatgtttaaatgaatattttaatggcCTTCAATATTAACAGTAGGTAATTTCATATCTATTTAACCTCCAGTAGTCAGTTGGTTGTAAGTTCAGTGCTTGTTTCTTCGGCTAATTGAAGCTAGGGTATAATATTCTCTACCTTTTTAACACGCATGCCTGACTTAGAACTGGCTAATGTTGAATGCggttaaaaaatgaattaataattaataaattcaaataagtaaaaaaaataactttttcatttaatttggcTAAGGCCCCTGTTGCACACGTAGTCTCCAGCTTTCTGCGTTTCAGTTTCGGTATTTAGGAGAATTTAAAAGGGTTACGCTTGGCTATTGTATAGTGTGATAGGGTCTAAATGAATAACGTCTCATTTTATGTCGTACGGTTTGTAAGCTACAAATgcgtttatatttataacaattgaaAGGTAGTTAAGCGCTAAACATTGTCTACGGGATTATCACAAATTGCAACTGTTGAAAAAACGTGACTATTTGGCtgatatatttaagtaattgaccatatctttgttaaatattgtaCTTATTTAACATTTAGGTGCACACttcaaaaaaatacctaaaatatagtaaaatttcTGTTGAATTTAGTGGTAATCTCCATCGTTTCTACGAGAGCTGAGTAAAATCCAAATTGTTACTAGATATTGACAGTACGAATTCATTATTTCCAGAACTCGGATACTTCAGGCACAAGTAGCATGGACCCTCAGCTGGAGCGGCAGGTGGAGACCATCAGGAACCTGGTGGACTCGTACATGCGCATCGTGACGAAGACGACGCGCGACCTCGTGCCCAAGACCatcatgatgatgatcatcAACAATGCCAAAGACTTTATTAACGGAGAGCTGCTAGCTCACCTTTACGCTTCTGGTGATCAGGTGAGACtgacaaactttttatttgattttgatggaCTTTGAGGTCGATCGTTCTTCAGTGATATGGGTAGATTATGTAAGAAACATTTGAACAATAAGAGTTATCTTTAAACTTCTTAAATCTGTATGTTCTAGTCTCAAATGATGGAAGAGTCTCCCGAGGAGGCCCTGAAGCGCGAGGAGATGCTGCGCATGTACCACGCGTGCAAGGAGGCGCTGCGGATCATCGGCGACGTGTCCATGGCCACGGTGAGCACGCCCGTGCCGCCGCCCGTCAAGAACGACTGGCTCGAGAGCCGCCTCGACTCCAACCCGCGCCTGTCGCCGCCCTCGCCCGgcggcccgcgccgcgccgcgcccgcgcagcAGGGTATGTAGCTCGCTAATCATACTTACGAGACGAGTGTTTCAgtcacaatggttaacttaacaatttgtttaatgCTTAGGTTATTTTTAGACGCCTTCCATCATTTGGCggttgattttgaattaataa
This region of Trichoplusia ni isolate ovarian cell line Hi5 unplaced genomic scaffold, tn1 tig00000618, whole genome shotgun sequence genomic DNA includes:
- the LOC113507118 gene encoding LOW QUALITY PROTEIN: dynamin-like (The sequence of the model RefSeq protein was modified relative to this genomic sequence to represent the inferred CDS: inserted 1 base in 1 codon; deleted 3 bases in 2 codons), which codes for MAMAGNMGMEQLIPIVNKLQDAFTQLGVHMQLDLPQIAVVGGQSAGKSSVLENFVGRDFLPRGSGIVTRRPLILQLIHGNAEYAEFLHCKGKKFVDFNEVRAEIEAETDRITGSNKGISPVPINLRVYSPNVLNLTLIDLPGLTKVPIXDQPVDIEQQIKGMIFQFIRRESCLILAVTPANTDLANSDALKLAKEVDPQGLRTIGVITKLDLMDEGTDARDVLENKLLPLRRGYIGVVNRSQKDIDGRKDIAAALAAERKFFLSHPSYRHMADRLGTPYLQRVLNQQLTNHIRDTLPGLRDKLQKQLLALEKDVDQYKHFRPDDPSIKTKAMLQMIQTLQTDFERTIEGSGSAQINTNELSGGAKINRLFHERFPFEIVKMEFDEKELRREIAFAIRNIHGIRVGLFTPDMAFEAIVKKQIARLRSPVSSASTSSCLKLSNVVRICTERMSRYPRLREETERIIMSYVRSREQMCKDQLVLLIDCELAYMNTNHEDFIGFANAQNQSENSAKSGHRALGNQVIRKGYMCIHNLGIMKGGSKDYWFVLTAESISWFKDEEEREKKYMLPLDGLKLRDLEQGFMSRRHMFALFNPEGRNVYKDYKQLELSCETQDDVDSWKASFLRAGVYPEKTSEAANGDENSDTSGTSSMDPQLERQVETIRNLVDSYMRIVTKTTRDLVPKTIMMMIINNAKDFINGELLAHLYASGDQSQMMEESPEEALKREEMLRMYHACKEALRIIGDVSMATVSTPVPPPVKNDWLESRLDSNPRLSPPSPGGPRRAAPAQQGVFPAGSLGSRGAPPLPAGAGRPAPPLPSRPGGGAPAPPSGRPAPQPGLPAPLVPT